The proteins below are encoded in one region of Dioscorea cayenensis subsp. rotundata cultivar TDr96_F1 chromosome 18, TDr96_F1_v2_PseudoChromosome.rev07_lg8_w22 25.fasta, whole genome shotgun sequence:
- the LOC120281756 gene encoding heavy metal-associated isoprenylated plant protein 23-like — protein MGIGGTLEYLSDMLGCAHHNHKKKKKQLNTVELKVRMDCEGCELKVKKALSSMKGVQKVDINRKQQKVTVVGFVEPNKVLKKAQSTGKKAEIWPYVPYGLVTQPYAAQAYDKKAPPGFVRNVEVVNASNQPVRQEDQMTNMFSDENPNSCSIM, from the exons ATGGGAATTGGAGGAACTCTAGAGTATCTCTCAGACATGTTAGGCTGTGCTCACCACaatcacaagaaaaagaagaaacaactCAACACTGTTGAGCTCAAAGTCAGGATGGATTGTGAAGGTTGTGAACTCAAAGTCAAGAAGGCTCTAAGCTCCAtgaaag GAGTACAAAAGGTGGACATAAACAGGAAACAACAGAAGGTGACTGTGGTTGGATTTGTGGAACCAAACAAGGTGTTGAAGAAGGCTCAATCAACAGGAAAGAAAGCAGAGATTTGGCCTTATGTTCCTTATGGTCTTGTCACACAACCTTATGCTGCTCAAGCTTATGATAAGAAGGCTCCTCCTGGTTTTGTGAGAAATGTTGAGGTTGTGAATGCTTCTAACCAACCTGTTAGACAGGAAGATCAGATGACCAACATGTTCAGTGATGAGAATCCAAACTCTTGTTCTATTATGTGA
- the LOC120281658 gene encoding 50S ribosomal protein L7/L12-like produces MPLANIKIPSRSLLPLLSAARRYSLSGAGSSGAENRAEKLNRIADELLDLNKIERQDYSILFRLKLGLDRWGAVTDVPPAVGGAGSPDSVAAATEVKEKTAFDVKLEKFDAAAKIKVIKEVRAFTDLGLKEAKEIVEKAPVVVKKGVTKEEAEAIAAKLKEVGATVVLE; encoded by the coding sequence ATGCCCCTCGCGAACATTAAAATTCCCTCCCGCTCCCTTCTCCCCCTCCTCTCCGCCGCTCGTCGCTACTCCCTCTCCGGCGCTGGCTCCTCCGGTGCTGAGAACCGGGCCGAGAAGCTCAATCGTATCGCTGATGAGCTCCTAGATCTTAATAAGATCGAGCGGCAGGACTACTCCATCCTCTTCCGCCTGAAGCTTGGCCTTGATCGCTGGGGTGCTGTCACTGATGTCCCGCCGGCGGTTGGAGGAGCCGGTTCTCCAGATTCGGTGGCGGCGGCAACGGAGGTGAAGGAGAAGACAGCGTTCGATGTGAAGCTGGAGAAGTTTGATGCTGCGGCGAAGATTAAGGTGATCAAAGAGGTCAGGGCTTTTACGGATCTGGGCCTGAAGGAGGCGAAAGAGATTGTGGAAAAAGCTCCTGTAGTGGTGAAGAAGGGCGTGACGAAGGAGGAGGCCGAGGCGATAGCGGCGAAGCTTAAGGAAGTTGGCGCCACCGTTGTTCTGGAGTGA
- the LOC120281657 gene encoding apoptotic chromatin condensation inducer in the nucleus-like, with amino-acid sequence MSSKYPVLDNRPIDQWKVTELKEELRKRGYPLRGLKEELVRRLDEALRKEADESKMEEEQPAQEEQAEESNGSDPQDNCDKDEVQKPPAQEEQAEESSGSDPLGNCDKEEVQKPPTGDDARVAVEKNLKTDDGVTTIDVCNSDKDVNQDVQTQDKDEIPTASSTGTVEEMSVNNMPIETSSLAVSESVVTQEGSSAQVTSDNKIMDSEPPLVDVKLSASKQINQVSEVSNLEFQVKCESISTDYVSINEKNEQKDNFNANNFPLELEVVKSEMVQPSSGNCPPIGDYMHPKDGDKEPGESHASLEDRDIKCDTEVVVLDTRNDSMDEGAPEKLNLDRSPNVNSMEEDVLENKHVDSQSIGMEEKSELNKVNDKGDQSAIDVVEVSCTLDKKIIAADEDMQPAPVAGKRQSEAAEVKEPVKRQRRWNSETVQVPNIQTPNLTSSDTPKDASQPTPRRNFTRSDSTISGGSPKERIVPPSQKSATTSLRIDRFLRPFTLKAVRELLSKTGSVSEFWMDHIKTHCYVTYSSVEEAIATRDAVYNIQWPPNGGRLLVAEFVDPQEVKARVEAPESPVPVTPSPAIPTVTPSQQPRHPQPSPHQHGRQQLPSPPTLPPPPPLSNPPPVREQLPPPPPLPKKPEPPVVTLDDLFRKTKTTPRIYYLPLSDEQVAAKLPAQRPSIRE; translated from the exons ATGTCTTCTAAATATCCTGTGCTTGATAACCGACCGATTGATCAATGGAAGGTGACTGAGCTAAAGGAAGAACTACGAAAGCGGGGATATCCACTAAGGGGCTTGAAGGAGGAACTAGTGAGAAGGCTGGATGAAGCTCTTCGCAAGGAGGCAGATGAATCTAAAATGGAAGAAGAGCAACCTGCACAAGAAGAGCAAGCTGAGGAGAGTAATGGTTCTGATCCCCAAGATAATTGTGATAAAGACGAGGTTCAGAAGCCACCTGCACAAGAAGAGCAAGCCGAGGAGAGTAGTGGTTCTGATCCCTTAGGTAACTGTGATAAAGAGGAAGTTCAGAAACCACCTACAGGAGATGATGCCAGAGTCGCTGTGGAAAAGAACTTGAAAACTGATGATGGTGTAACTACCATTGATGTTTGTAACAGTGACAAAGATGTCAATCAGGATGTTCAAACACAAGACAAGGATGAGATCCCTACTGCAAGTTCCACTGGGACGGTTGAGGAGATGTCTGTTAACAATATGCCTATAGAAACTAGCAGCCTGGCGGTCAGTGAAAGTGTAGTTACTCAGGAAGGTTCAAGCGCCCAGGTTACAAGCGACAATAAAATCATGGATTCAGAGCCTCCTCTTGTGGATGTCAAGCTCAGCGCGTCCAAGCAAATCAACCAGGTATCTGAGGTCAGCAATTTAGAGTTTCAAGTAAAGTGTGAATCAATTTCTACTGATTATGTGtcaattaatgaaaagaatgaacaaaaggATAATTTCAATGCTAACAATTTCCCTTTAGAACTAGAAGTTGTTAAGTCAGAGATGGTGCAACCATCATCGGGCAATTGTCCTCCCATTGGTGATTATATGCACCCCAAGGATGGTGATAAAGAGCCTGGTGAGAGCCATGCCTCATTGGAAGACAGAGACATTAAATGTGATACTGAGGTGGTGGTTCTTGACACTAGAAACGATAGTATGGATGAAGGGGCACCAGAAAAATTAAACCTAGATAGAAGTCCTAATGTTAACTCAATGGAAGAGGATGTCCTGGAGAATAAGCATGTTGATTCTCAAAGTATTGGAATGGAAGAGAAAAGTGAACTTAACAAGGTGAATGATAAAGGAGACCAGAGTGCAATTGATGTTGTGGAAGTCAGCTGCACTCTTGATAAAAAGATTATTGCTGCTGATGAAGACATGCAACCTGCACCTGTTGCTGGGAAGAGACAATCAGAAG CTGCTGAGGTCAAGGAGCCTGTGAAAAGGCAGCGGCGTTGGAATTCAGAGACTGTCCAAGTGCCCAATATACAAACACCGAACCTTacatcatccgatacaccaaAGGATGCATCTCAGCCTACTCCTAGGCGTAATTTTACCAGGTCTGACTCAACAATTAGTggaggttcaccaaaagagcgTATTG TTCCACCTTCACAGAAATCTGCCACAACTTCTCTGCGAATTGATCGCTTTTTGCGTCCCTTCACTCTAAAAGCAGTAAGGGAGCTGCTTTCAAAAACAGGATCAGTCTCTGAATTTTGGATGGACCATATCAAGACACACTGCTATGTGACA TATTCATCAGTAGAAGAGGCCATAGCTACTCGGGATGCTGTCTACAATATCCAGTGGCCTCCAAATGGAGGTCGTTTGCTCGTTGCCGAATTTGTGGATCCTCAAGAAGTGAAGGCACGGGTAGAGGCTCCTGAATCTCCTGTTCCTGTTACACCCAGCCCTGCTATCCCAACAGTTACTCCCTCTCAACAACCTCGACATCCTCAACCTTCTCCACATCAGCATGGTAGGCAGCAGCTACCTTCCCCGCCCACCCTTCCTCCTCCCCCACCTCTATCTAACCCACCACCAGTAAGGGAACAACttccaccacctccaccactGCCAAAGAAACCGGAACCACCTGTTGTGACCCTTGATGATTTATTCAGAAAGACTAAAACCACTCCGAGGATCTACTACTTGCCCTTATCTGATGAACAAGTTGCGGCCAAACTTCCAGCGCAGCGCCCCTCCATCAGGGAATAA
- the LOC120282233 gene encoding LOW QUALITY PROTEIN: F-box/kelch-repeat protein At1g22040-like (The sequence of the model RefSeq protein was modified relative to this genomic sequence to represent the inferred CDS: inserted 2 bases in 1 codon) — MGSLLSLPSNSNMAAEHGGASQVEACKRMRMSXSGHYDEYPRLIPCLPDEISLQILARLPRIQYLNVKLVSRSWKAAITNSEVFQLRKELGTTEEWLYVLTKTEDKLVWHAFEPQSGKWQRLPPMPNVVHEEEPKRGLSGFWMWNIIGSSLKIGDVIRSWLGRRDALDRLPYCGCAIGAVDGCLYVLGGFSKTSTMKCVWQYDPCTNLWQEVNSMSTGRAFCKTGLLNNKLYVVGGVNKIRRGGLTPLRSAEVYDPRTGLWTEVANMPFSKAHSLPTAFLAEMLKPIATGLTSYQGKLCVPQSLYSWPFFVDVGGEVYDPETSSWTEMPAGMGEGWPARQAGTKLSVVVDGELYALEPSSTLDSGKIKMYDHQEDAWKVVIRKVPVCDFTDSESPYLLANFLGKLHVITKDGNNGTAILQANLQKPMQYAPSTSSSSSVDSSDSSTDAESDAENDVWKAIATKNFGAAELVGCQVLDV; from the exons ATGGGGTCATTGTtgagcttgcctagtaacagtAATATGGCTGCAGAGCATGGTGGAGCATCTCAGGTTGAAGCTTGCAAGAGGATGAGGATGTC TTCGGGTCACTATGATGAGTATCCAAGACTCATCCCTTGTCTGCCTGATGAAATCTCGCTTCAGATTCTTGCAAGACTGCCTAGAATACAATACTTGAATGTCAAATTGGTTTCGAGGAGCTGGAAAGCTGCTATCACTAATTCTGAAGTCTTTCAGCTGAGGAAAGAACTTGGAACAACTGAAGAATGGCTCTATGTCCTGACGAAAACTGAAGATAAACTGGTTTGGCATGCATTTGAACCACAGTCGGGAAAGTGGCAGAGGCTGCCACCAATGCCCAATGTTGTTCATGAGGAAGAACCTAAAAGAGGTTTATCTGGTTTCTGGATGTGGAATATCATTGGATCGAGTTTGAAGATTGGCGATGTCATTAGGAGCTGGCTTGGACGAAGGGATGCATTAGACCGGTTGCCTTACTGCGGTTGTGCTATTGGAGCTGTTGATGGTTGCCTTTATGTGTTGGGAGGATTTTCCAAGACCTCAACCATGAAATGTGTTTGGCAGTATGATCCTTGCACAAATTTATGGCAAGAGGTGAATTCCATGTCGACGGGCAGGGCTTTTTGTAAAACAGGCCTGCTGAATAACAAGCTATATGTTGTGGGTGGGGTCAATAAAATTAGAAGAGGTGGCTTAACTCCTCTACGGTCAGCTGAAGTATATGATCCCCGAACTGGTCTATGGACAGAGGTTGCAAACATGCCATTCTCAAAAGCACATAGCTTGCCTACCGCCTTTTTGGCAGAGATGCTAAAGCCCATTGCAACTGGCTTGACTTCATATCAGGGAAAGTTGTGTGTGCCACAGAGCTTATATTCTTGGCctttttttgttgatgttggAGGTGAAGTATACGACCCCGAGACAAGCTCATGGACAGAAATGCCGGCCGGAATGGGAGAGGGCTGGCCTGCTAGGCAGGCAGGGACTAAGTTGAGTGTTGTAGTGGATGGAGAACTATATGCCTTGGAGCCTTCTAGTACTTTGGACAGTGGTAAAATAAAGATGTATGATCATCAGGAGGATGCTTGGAAAGTTGTTATCAGAAAAGTTCCAGTTTGTGATTTCACTGATTCCGAGTCGCCGTATTTGCTTGCTAATTTTTTAGGGAAACTCCATGTGATCACAAAAGACGGTAATAATGGTACTGCAATTTTGCAAGCCAACTTGCAGAAGCCTATGCAATATGCCCCTTCAACTTCGTCTTCGTCCTCTGTTGATAGTTCGGATTCATCAACAGATGCAGAAAGTGACGCAGAAAATGATGTTTGGAAGGCAATCGCAACGAAGAATTTTGGTGCTGCAGAACTTGTTGGCTGTCAGGTCCTTGATGTTTGA